One window of Leguminivora glycinivorella isolate SPB_JAAS2020 chromosome 9, LegGlyc_1.1, whole genome shotgun sequence genomic DNA carries:
- the LOC125229605 gene encoding cathepsin B-like has translation MTLSIAILLLTVATLATAENAFHPLSDEFISLINSKQSTWKAGRNFHLDTPLTYIKGLMGIRKGSSTPEIPVQFHDDDLIANLPENFDVRDKWPNCPSLNEIGDQGSCGNDCAFAVTGVMTDRVCIDSNESKHFQFSAQDMTSCSFHSDCMGGYLDIAFSELLYVGIVSGGFYNSSQGCKPYEIPPCEHHVDGNRPTCNESSDTPLCVKKCVAGYNVEYDKDLHYAKLIYKLNGEDQIKAELYKNGPVASSFVGYEDFVNYKSGVYSHTAGDVLGDHAVKILGWGVENGKKYWLCANSWNSDWGEKGFFKILRGENHCYIEDEVYAGKPDLRGL, from the coding sequence ATGACACTTTCGATCGCAATCTTATTATTAACTGTTGCTACATTAGCAACAGCCGAGAATGCCTTTCATCCACTCTCGGATGAGTTCATATCTCTGATCAATTCAAAGCAAAGTACTTGGAAAGCTGGCCGAAACTTTCATTTGGACACTCCCCTGACTTACATCAAAGGACTAATGGGGATACGCAAGGGTTCATCAACACCCGAGATTCCCGTTCAATTCCATGACGATGACTTGATTGCCAATTTACCTGAAAACTTTGACGTTAGAGATAAATGGCCTAATTGCCCGAGTTTGAATGAAATCGGAGACCAAGGATCGTGTGGAAATGACTGCGCTTTCGCGGTTACTGGAGTCATGACAGATCGAGTTTGCATTGACTCGAATGAGTCAAAACATTTTCAATTCTCTGCTCAGGATATGACAAGCTGCAGTTTTCATAGTGACTGTATGGGTGGATATCTGGATATCGCTTTTAGTGAATTGTTATATGTAGGTATCGTATCAGGAGGATTTTATAATTCATCACAGGGCTGTAAGCCTTACGAAATTCCTCCGTGCGAGCATCACGTGGATGGAAATAGACCTACGTGCAATGAATCTAGTGATACCCCGCTTTGTGTAAAGAAATGCGTTGCTGGTTATAATGTAGAGTATGATAAAGATCTGCATTACGctaaattaatttataagtTAAATGGAGAAGATCAGATTAAAGCTGAGTTGTATAAGAATGGTCCAGTCGCATCTAGTTTTGTAGGATACGAAGATTTCGTTAATTACAAAAGCGGGGTATACTCGCACACAGCGGGTGATGTGCTCGGCGATCACGCTGTTAAAATATTGGGGTGGGGAGTTGAAAACGGCAAGAAGTACTGGTTGTGCGCCAACTCTTGGAACAGTGACTGGGGTGAAAAAGGTTTCTTCAAAATTCTGCGTGGTGAAAACCATTGCTATATTGAGGACGAAGTTTACGCCGGAAAACCTGATTTAAGAGGACTTTGA